One Ensifer adhaerens genomic window, GCTGGTGACCTGGCTCATCGGCCTGTCGCTCTGGTTTGCCGGCGATACGCTCGCCGCCAACCCCTTCGCACGCGCCACGCTCGCGACCAAGGGAACGATTTATGCCGGGCAGCAGGTAGAGATCGACATCGACGTCTTCGTGCCGAACTATTTTTTGACCCCGCCGCAGTTTCCCTTGTTCGATCTTCAGGGTGCGGTGGTCACCATGCCCGACGACCGCGGCTTGAACCTCAACGAGACCGTCGATGGCGAGGCCTTTTCCGGCATCCGCAAGACCTATGTGATCACGCCACAGGCGGCGGGCAATTATGCCTTACCGACGATCGTGATCCCTTTCGGCTATGCCGCCGTACCGGGGCAGACGACACAGGGCAAGGTAACGGTGCCACGGCTCAAATTTGCCGTGGAAGCGGTCCCGGGAAGTGTCGGCGGCGCACCCGGCGTGACCGCTGGCGAAATCACCATCACGCAGACTTTCGACCGTGACCCGGCCGGCCTGCATGTAGGCGATGCGCTGGTACGCACCGTCACCACCCGGGCGGCTGGCCTCGCGCCCATGATGATCCCCGAGCCCAGCTTGAAGGCCCCTGAGGGCGTCAAGATTTATCAGCACGATCCGGTGCTCTCGGAGGAACGCACGCCGCGCGGCGAGGTTGCCGCGGGACTGCGCAAGGACACCGCAACCTACGTCTTTGCCGAGCCAGGCACCTTCTCTCTGCCGGCAATCACATTGGAGTGGTTCAACCCTCAATCCGGAAAGACCGAAACCGCCGGGGCCGACGGCGCGCAGGTGGAGGTCGGCGCGGCACCTGCAACGGAAGTTGCCCTTGCGCCGCCAGCACCGCCGCCCGCCGAAGAACCCTTCGATTGGTTGTGGTGGACTGCCGCCACAGCGGCTGTCCTGGCATTTGCGTTGCTGGTACAGATCGCCGCCAACCTGGCCGGCCGGCTGGAAACCTGGATCGACGCGGCGCTCACGCGCAACGCGCAATCGGAGGAGACGGCCTTTCGCCACGTTCTCGACGCTTGCCGCGACCACGACAGGGTACGGCTGGAGTCGGCTCTCGATCGCTGGTCGCGCAAGACCGGCAATGTGCCTCTTGCGAAATGGGTGGAGCGGTTCGCCGATCCGCAAACGAGAACTGCTTTCGCACACCAACGACACGCCCGCTACGGCACTCTTCAATCGCAACACCAGCGGCCCGATTTCGCCCGACTGCGTAGCGGCTTGAAGGTGGCGCGACGAAGATGGCTGGAGGACGATTTCTCCGATGACGACAGCCCGCCGACGGATGAATTGCCCGATCTCAATCCGGTGTTCGCCAACGCTTCCCACAAGCCCCTTTGACGCCCGCGGCGCTGCCGGTGATCGGCTCAGCCGTGGATCAAATATGCGAACTGGGTTCGTTCCGGCGAGTTGCAGCCCACACTGCCACCCCTCGTCGCCTCGCGCAGCGAGGTGCCACTGGCCGACGCGCACAACCGGCTGATGCTTTTCTACCAGGCGTCGCTCAACGCCTATGCCGGCTATCGCGACGAATGGGCCCGCGACATGGAATTGCTGATGCGGGTGGAACCGGACAATCCCTATTATCGCTGGTTCGTTTCGAGCAGCGAGCATTGATCGCGCACTTGCGATTCCTGGCTTCCGCGCGACAGCAAATCGTGCCGTATCGATAGACCAAGATTGAATCCTGCACAGAGCCAGAATAGCGCAAAATATTTGCACGGCAGCTGATGCCTCCGGCACAGATTTGCAACACAGAGGCATCGCCGGCGTAGTATTCTCTCCCTGTTGATCTGCCCTATGGCAGACAGGGAGGCATTCCATGGAAAAGACGGACAAACAAAACGTCGACAACACCTCGCGCGCGGCGATGGATGGCGAGATCGGCATTCTCGCGCGCCGCCGCATCGAGGCCGGTATCATCGCGCCGATCTATGAGGCGATGCGCGAGGAGATCGGCGAGGAGCGCGCTCAGGCGATCCTCGACAAGGCAATCACAAAGGCCGCGATCGAAGCTGGCAGGACCTTTGCCGCAAAGACGCCCGGCGGCACCAACCTGCGCACCTTCCAGGAGTTGCAGGATCTCTGGACCCAGGACGATGCGCTTGTCATCGAGGTGACCAAGGCGACGGATGAGGAATTCCACTACAACGTCAAGCGCTGTCGCTACGCCGAGACCTATCGCGAGATGGGGCTCGGCCATATCGGGCACCTGCTTTCCTGCAACCGCGACGGCGTCTTCTGCACCGGCTACGATCCGCGCATCACGCTCGAGCGTACCCAGACGGTGATGCAGGGTGCCTCCCATTGCGACTTCCGCTACCGTCTCAACAAGGACGCTCCGGAGCAGCCGAAATGAGTGCTGGAGCCTTGCGCACTGAGCCCAAGCGCATCAACACGCCGGCAACAATCGGCGACCGGCTGTGGAACGACATCGTCTCGACGGCGCGTTTCGGCGCTGCGGACAAGGGTGGGGTCACCCGCCTGACGCTGACCGACGAGGATCGTCAGGTCCGTGACTGGTTCGTCACCGAGTGCCGGGCGCTCGGCTGCACGGTCGAAGTCGACGGCATCGGCAACATCTTCGCAACCTATGCCGGCGAGGACATGTCGCTGCCGGCGATCGCCGTCGGCAGCCATCTTGATACGCAGCCACAGGGTGGCCGGTTTGACGGCATCCTCGGCGTGCTTGCCGGGGTCGAGGTGCTGCGTACGCTCAAGGAAACCGCCACATTGCTCCGCCATCCGCTGACGGTCGTCAACTGGACGAATGAGGAGGGGTCGCGTTTCTCGCCCGCGATGATGGGTTCAGGCGCCTTTGCCGGCGCGCTTGCACTCGACGCAGCGCACGCGCTCGCCGATCGCGAAGGTGTCACGGTCGGCACATCGCTCGATGCGATCGGCTATCGCGGCGAGACGAAAGTCGATCCGGCTGCCTTCGCGGCCTATGTCGAGCTGCACATCGAGCAGGGACCGCTGCTGGAAGCCTCCGCAACCGAGATCGGTGTCGTTACCGGCATCCAGGGGCTGCGCTGGTTCGACGTCGTCGTCACCGGCACCGAGGCTCATGCCGGCAGCACGCCGATGGCCCAGCGCGACGATGCCCTTGTCGCCGCTGCCGAAATCGTGCTCGCCGTCCGCGACATCGCCCGCGAAAATCCGCCCGGTGTCGGAACCGTCGGCTTCGTCGAGGTCGGTCCCAATTCGCGCAATGTCGTGCCCGGCGCAGTCCGGCTGCAGATCGACATGCGTCATCCGTCCGAGGCGGGCCTCGACCGGATGGAAGCCGCGTTGCAGGATGCCGTTGTGAAAGCCGGCGCAAACGCCGAACTGACGCGCATCTGGTCGAAAGCACCGGTCGTCTTTGATCCGTCGATCGTGGACGCCGTGCGGACCTCTGTAGAAGCTCTCGGTTATTCGGCCACGGACGTCGTATCGGGTGCCGGGCATGACGCGGCCCATGTCGCGACGGTCATTCCGACAGCGATGATCTTCGTGCCCTCCAAGGACGGCCTTTCGCACAACGAGGCGGAGTATACGTCGCCCGAAGAATGCGCCCGCGGCGCGGAGGTTCTGTTCCAGACGATCCTGGAACTCGACCGGCGCTGACCGTTCCTTCACCGAGCAAACAAGAAGCACCCACCGCAGTCCGTCTGCGGTGGGTGTTTGCATTTCAGGCTTGGCTGGCGCTAGCCGCGTTGCGAGTCGAGCTGCTCGTGCTCCTTCTCGACCTGCTGCGCCTTAAGGTAGCTCTCGATCAGCAGCTGATATTCCGGGAAGATCTTGGTGTAGATTTCTGCCCACTGCTGGGCGTCGTCGCGGTGCCAGGTGCGCTGCAGCTCGGAGGCGACCGCCGCCATATCCATCGGCACCACGCCGGCCTGGACGACACGGGCCAGCGTG contains:
- a CDS encoding L-2-amino-thiazoline-4-carboxylic acid hydrolase, which translates into the protein MEKTDKQNVDNTSRAAMDGEIGILARRRIEAGIIAPIYEAMREEIGEERAQAILDKAITKAAIEAGRTFAAKTPGGTNLRTFQELQDLWTQDDALVIEVTKATDEEFHYNVKRCRYAETYREMGLGHIGHLLSCNRDGVFCTGYDPRITLERTQTVMQGASHCDFRYRLNKDAPEQPK
- a CDS encoding Zn-dependent hydrolase, encoding MSAGALRTEPKRINTPATIGDRLWNDIVSTARFGAADKGGVTRLTLTDEDRQVRDWFVTECRALGCTVEVDGIGNIFATYAGEDMSLPAIAVGSHLDTQPQGGRFDGILGVLAGVEVLRTLKETATLLRHPLTVVNWTNEEGSRFSPAMMGSGAFAGALALDAAHALADREGVTVGTSLDAIGYRGETKVDPAAFAAYVELHIEQGPLLEASATEIGVVTGIQGLRWFDVVVTGTEAHAGSTPMAQRDDALVAAAEIVLAVRDIARENPPGVGTVGFVEVGPNSRNVVPGAVRLQIDMRHPSEAGLDRMEAALQDAVVKAGANAELTRIWSKAPVVFDPSIVDAVRTSVEALGYSATDVVSGAGHDAAHVATVIPTAMIFVPSKDGLSHNEAEYTSPEECARGAEVLFQTILELDRR